The following coding sequences are from one Gloeomargarita sp. SKYB120 window:
- a CDS encoding metalloregulator ArsR/SmtB family transcription factor, with protein MASVLTTADPDVCSASDHPTRPPVPVLDLPTAQRMAQWLGFLADPNRLRILSILAAGPHCVGDLVDLLQMSQSAVSHQLRTLRAMGIVQGQRQGRHVIYQLHDDHVLTIYETVRQHLQEPGI; from the coding sequence ATGGCTTCGGTTCTTACCACTGCGGACCCCGATGTTTGCAGTGCCTCGGACCATCCCACACGACCGCCGGTGCCGGTGTTGGATTTGCCGACGGCGCAGCGCATGGCCCAGTGGTTAGGTTTTTTAGCTGACCCCAACCGGTTGCGCATCCTGTCTATCCTGGCTGCAGGACCCCACTGTGTCGGGGATTTGGTGGATTTGCTCCAGATGAGCCAGTCGGCGGTTTCTCACCAGTTGCGAACCCTGCGGGCGATGGGCATCGTCCAGGGGCAACGCCAGGGCCGTCACGTCATCTACCAGCTCCACGATGACCATGTGCTGACTATTTACGAAACGGTGCGACAACATCTGCAGGAACCGGGTATCTAA